The sequence TCAATCTGGTATTTGGAAATATGGGTCTTACACAAATACATGACAAATGGTATGCACAAGATCTATAAAAATGAATTTCAAGTCTTCAAATAATCAATTTTGAGTCTATACCTAtagataatttttaattttaaaatcaaGATTCGATACACTGGAGTTATGCCTTTGATTAAGCCATATATGACTGGACCAACAATGGACCTGAATTTTATATACATTTCATATTTTAGTTCCCATTTTAGCACTTTAGGATGAGATCCTTTGATCAAATCTATCTATCTGAATGATAATTCATGGTGGATTCTTGCATTCAATAAAAGTCCCACACCCATGTAGGAATATGTTGAATGGGAACGTCTTCGGTAAAATAAAATTATCCATTCATGTCTCCTTAAGACTGTTGCCTCATCCAATGAGATAGATATATAATCCCACAAAAGCGTTGCAAGACATGATCATATAATCAGTAATGGTCCATGTTATCAAAATtgtaacatataaaaaaaatttaaaattttaaaaacaacctcatttataaaataatatatttaagaaaaatgTCATAGAAGAGAACATGTCATAGAAGGACAATATAGATTAAAAAAAGATAACAGAAACGGTGATTGCAAACTAGAGGATATCCACAAAAAGAATCTACTGTCTAGTAAGAGTACCATGTCTAGCACTCGTATAAGCACTAATTCCATGTCTTATGCAATCACTAGCACATGTATTGTGATTGTTTATAGAGTAAATGTAGCTTTTTTATAAAAGAAGTGCTCCTAGATTTTCTAACCTAATAATGTGTTATGTAAGGAGATGGTTCATGGATAACAAAAAACACTGTTTATAGAGTAAAGGTAGCATTTTAACAAAAGAAGTGCTCCTAGATTTTCTAACCTAATAATGTGTCATGTAAGGAGATGGTTGATGTATAACAAAAAGCATCTAAATTActtgtaaaaaaaataatattgcatTCAGCTACTTGGGAATTCATGCAACAAATATTCCTTGTTTCATGAATTTAGTAAAGCATACAGCCGCTATTGGCAAATTTCAGCATCGTTTCGGCAACAACTACAACAAGCAAATAAGATGTACAGTAAGAGAAAATATTCATAGCAATCAAAAAGTGGTCGTTGATATAAAAAAATCCTAAGTATTATAATTCTTGCTCAAAAAATGGTCGTTGAtataaataaggaaaaaaaagacCAAAAGAAATGGCTAATTTAATTTCATTTGTCATCTTCCAAGAGTTTAAAAGACTAGGAATAGTGGTACATATCTTTTTTATATGCAAGTCAAGATTTTATCTGGACTTAACCTACTTGCATGACTTATCAACCGTGAGGCTATGTTAACATCTAACTTGTCAAGTCAATAAACATGTACTGTGATTGTCAAAGAACACTGtgttgtttcaaaagaaaaaaagatatttgGGATTGTCATAAATTATGATGTTTAAGAATTTTGCACATCAGCTACATGCTTGATGAGAACAATTAACCTAGTACATGAAATGAAAGAGTTCAAGAAGGAAGCACCGAATCCACCGTGCCTGGTTATTATAACTGCAAAGCAGCATACAGTAACAAAAATGAGCGAAGCTCCTCTGCTAACTGATATAATGTTGCAGAGGAAGAAAGCTGTTAATGACTATAAAACTCGAGGATCATCCATGGACGTCAAACAGCATTGTGACCGAATTCAATTATTATGTAATGGAGCAAACTATAGCTATATCTTGAGTTTAACGAGGAGTTGGAGAAAAAACCATGAGAGCGTTAAGGTCCTGGAACGCCTCCTGCAAGCTCTTATCCGTGCTCTCCCACAATTCTTGCTCTTTCCTTAGAATTCCCGATACCCCAACCACCGGCATCCTCACCCTCGCCGCAGCCGCCATCGGAGGCTCTGCTATTCCCGAGTCAGTATTCCTATtttctgccaccgccgcagcctccCACTGCCTCGATCGCAGCACCTCCAATAGCCGGCAATAGAACGCGTCGGGATCGTTCTTCCCCCtcatcaccaccgtgatcacctcGGACCGCACGCCGTCCTCGGCGATCCTCCCATCGGGCGACACCGACACCTGGACGCGGATCCTAGGGCTGGCGAACATGCTGCGGATGGACTTCTTGGGGGGATAGGCGTGGACGACGGCGGCAAGGGGGGCGGCAAAGCCGGCCGCGGATTGTTCGTCGATCCAGAGGAGACGGTGGGAGGTAAGGACGAGAAGGCCGGAATGGAAGGGAGCGAGGCCGGGGTTCTCGCTCTCAAGGTCGACGGCGGGGAGGAGGCAGCGCTCGACCTCGCCGGGGAGAAAGACTGGGCGGCCGGAGGCTGTGAGGGAGACCGGCAGCAGCCAGTTCGCCGCCATGGGATCCCCGCCGAGGATGCTAAGGTAGGGGTCAAAGCACCAGGTCGGCGGAGATGATCCCGTCAATTGCTTATTCGAGTAATCTTCCGAGACGGTGTTGAGCAGACCGGGGTTGGCATTCGGCGTTGCTTTTGTTTTGTGTTATTCTGTTTTTCGAAATATAATCTGGCAACAGAAGCGTGCAATTTCTCCGGCAACACTGTTTTTCTGTTTTATTTTGGAAGGACGAATCTTCGAGCCACATTGGTAGGTGCAAATAAATTAGGGTaatttatggaaaaaaaaaatctgtaataattattttttattaaaaaattatcagaTGATTATATAGTGGATATTGGTAATATCGCATGACCCATCGATATGAGATTAAGTATGATGATATTGTGACGAGAAATTACTATGATACTTTCATGTCTTCCACTAACTCTTTATCTCATGTTCCTCCGCTTTCTTTTCCTCGTTCACATTTGtctcctcctcctttttcttttcttctgactttatttttatctcttttctTCTATTATTTTAGAAGTTAAACATAAAAAAGTCTTTAAACATTTTTTAAACTTCAATTTGTTTGttgtatattatttaatatatagatATTTAGAATATTAAGGATATTTTTATATcggttggtgagttctgatgaattTAGCTAATTGTACACCCCcagttgtttatttatttttcttcgaTAACTATTTTAAATTGGACAAATGGGACCCACCAGAAGCGATCATCAAGGTCATAGAGTTGAACTGATTTCTCCTTTTACCATATGACTTGGGTTCGAAGCCCACACTTGGCCTGCACGCAAGCAACAGTCAACGTGCCCATCCTAGGCATCAACTTGACAAGACTCTCCCCTAATCTAATCTAGCGCTGACTTTGTGTTTTTGGTGTCATAGTTGACGAGCATTCACGAGATAAGGCCGAGCTAGTGGATTCTGGTATTTGTTGGCAGATATAGTTGTTGGATGCATTTATTATTCTTTGATGTTAGCAGAAAATGTATAAAAGGATCTGATCCGATTGATCTGTGGTCAAAGTAAGAATCAGGTTTGGAAGTTGCACAAAATCACAACGAAAAACTCTACAGGTCTTCCATATCTATTGATTGAAATATGTGAGGGTTATCATACTCTCTTACACCAAAGAGTTCACGTTAGGGAGACAAAATATTTAtggtaattttttttacaaaaaccaAAGAGAAAGTTGACGAAGAAAATAGGAAaaacaaaatctaaaaacttgtcAATATTATTTCTACGATGTTAAAAATCTTATAATAACAAGTTGgagttattttttttacttttatatatatatatatatatatatatatagatagatagatattttTATGAACTTGGACTTGAAGAGTTTCGAGTCAAATCGTTCATGATCAATATATATCAAGTTAAACATAAATTCAATTCAAAAATTTAGACTCGTAAATTATAGGTCAAACTCAATACATGTCACCCGacatatgaatattttctagGTGAAACAAGATCGCCGCCAATTATTTGCTTATTTATTAGCAGGTTCACCATGAAATGGGGACTATGCAGCTTCTGGGATGACTAACACTCTCCTTTTCTTGTTTATCCATCTGTTTCTTCTGCCTCCCACACATTGCATAGACTAGCCTTCCTTTCTCCATCGTCTGTTGGGAGATCTCAAATGGATTGCACCAGCCTAGTCCGTGTTGCCGCCAGCAGGGAGAAAACCAAGGGAAGGTATGCTAGCAGCGAGGGCCACACATGGACAAAAGAGCTTCATAGGATACTATGTATGCAAGGAGGAGAAGACGACATGAGCTATGCGAAAAATTCCGAGGCTCCTGCTGCTGCCATCACGTCATCCAAGCCACTGCTCATGGAATCCATCCGATCCATGAAGCTCTTTGTGTCGGAGGCCTGTATTAGGATTGCAGACTTAGGATGTGCCACGGGCTACAACACGCTGTCCACCATGGAATTGGTAGTCCAGAACCTGAGGCTGCGCTACGAGAAAGAGTGTGATCATGTGCCCGAGTTCGAGGCGTTCTTCTGCGATTTGCCATCGAACGATTTCAACTCCCTCTTCCGGTCCTTGCAGGTCGACTCGTCTTGCAGTTCATCCAGGAAACCGTATTATCCAGCAGGTGTGCCTGGTTCATTCTATGACCGGCTGTTTCCCAAAGAGAAGCTTCATTTGGTTGTTAGCCTGAACGCCCTGCACTGGCTTTCCAAGGTGAGTTTAGCACCTCTCATCTTTCTTTTGAAGTTGTGCGGTGGAGTGGAAACTCGTTTATGTTATCATACTACCCTATGTATGTATGATGGCGATTTCTTGTACTACTGATATTATGGGCAGGGCTAGACATCTTTTAGGACGCCATTAGCTAATTCATGATTTGCATTCGATCCATATCTTGATTCTCACCCTTACTATGAGCGCCTTGCAAGAGAGAAAtgggaagaaaaaaagaagaagaagaagaagaagaagaagaagaagatagatagatagataaagaaaagaaaaagagaagatcaGAGAGGACGTACGAGATGGAAAGAGAGATGGATCACAAGGAGAGGAACTGGGGACGGTGTATTTAACTTGATTCTCTCCTAATTGGTACGAAAACCCTGtttgaatgatatatatatatccttgcttTACTGTGAATGATTCAGTAGATACCAGCTGTTGTGTTGGACAAGCAGTCCAAGGCGTGGAATAAAGGCCGAGCATGGATAGATGGAGGCAGGAAGGAGGTGGTGGAAGCATACGCGAAGCAGTCCGAGGAGGACCTCAAGATGTTCTTGCGATGCCGAAGGGAAGAGATGATGGAGGGAGGGATGCTGTTCATAGTGATGGCTGGGAGGCCTCAGTTTCAGGAACCGGAGAACCAATTAGGCGACCCGGACTCACGAGCCAAGCACCCTTTCACCAACTCCATGGATCAGGCATGGCAGGACTTACTGAATGAGGTTTGCATGCCAACTTCAATTcactttctctcttcttttctaaaGGTAATAAGAAGACGCCCAACATAGACGTCAGAAACCTCCTCTCCCACCTTAAAACCAGCATGACACGATATCCTTGTCCATTTCCCTCTACTACCTCTCTTGTCTCCATCTTGATTTCAATAATTGCCATCTCTCTTTCTTGCTCTATTTACTTTGCAGCTttggggggggggagggaggaTTGCTTTGTTGAATCGCCGGTCCTACCTCCTCCACTCAGTCTTATGTCCTTCCGCCATCTGATCTTTCATCACAAGTCCATAATCATCGGAAGTTGGCTTTTTCACATAATTACTCTGCTCAAAAAACCATTCCAGTTCCAGAAAATTATGCTTCAAATCCGAGTGTTCTCTTCTCAAGTCGGTGAAGCGGCGGTCGGTCTCATCTTGTACGGGTTGCATTGAACAGGGATTGATCGATGAAGATACAAGAGACATGTTTAACATCCCTGCCTACATGAGGAGCGTAGAAGAGGTTAAGACAGCATTCGATCGATGCAGTGGATTCAAGATCCAGCAACTGGAGTTCCAGAAAATTATTGAGCACTCCAAGGAGAAACAACAGGAATGGATCAGGGATCCAGATTCGTACGGCCGAGCCAAAACTAATCTAGTACGAGCAACACTGAAGCCTATCGTCGAGGCACATGTCGGAGACATCGCCGAAGAACTGTTCGAGCGATTTCAGACGAGGATCTCCAAAGACATCGACATGCTCCACAAAACCTGTTTTTATGGCGTCGTTGTCGTGTGCGCCATCAGGATGCCGGATTGACTACTTAGCAAATCTTGTACACGATGACACTGAGAATAAGCATCCGAGAGTGAAGTGGACAGAAACCAGTCGTCCATGTTTATTCTTTGATGTTTTCCTTGTTCTTTTTGGGGTGATCGATCCGTAGCTATTCACGTCGTTTGATGGTTGCTTTGGTTTAGGTCTTAGTTGCTTCCTTCTTCTGGTGACTGTTCCTTTACGTGTTCTGCTCTCAGCTAAAAATCCACCCCAAGGCATAATAAATATATATCTCGAGACTAATGACAGTATTTACTGCATATTATGagttaaaaatgaaaatatacaagaatacacccaaaaaaaaaaggtacTGTGTGGAGATATGGTGGCTTGCCGTTGCCTGCAAACATATCACAAATACCAAATTCATCATTCTTGAGATAATTATGAGATGAAATAATTGGTGTAAATTTCTTGGAATCGTCATGCATATTGTCCAAGAAATAATAAACATTATCGATGCACACAAATTAAGATTTAGCTTCATGCCATTAAATTTCTCTTAATGGATCGTAATTATGCCAACGACACCATCATAAGCTcgtgagagagattgggatatgtGTGGAGCATGCACTGTACTACGTTTGATAGACATGATGTGACAAGATCAAAATATATTGTCTGCACCAGGACAAGCAGCATTGAAGCCATAATTCTAAATGTTGGCATCTATTAATTTGAGGTTACGTCAATTGCAATCATTAGATCCTGGGGGTATTCGTTGACTTCAATTTACTGGACTTGTTAGATTGCCTTAACCATGAAATGAGCCATGCTGTGCATTAACTCGAACTAAACTTTAGGATTATGCATGCAAATGTTACATGGACCTAATACATATATAGCTTGTTTGATGTGAAAACCCAGCACTCTTTACATCCATTCTACgttttcttattgaattattggGACATACTATAGTAGATCTATCACATATATCTTTAAATACCGCTTGTCGCACAACTTGCCCTTTAAACGTCCTGCTAGCCTTTGCAATAGGATGAAATTGTTCTTTTGTGACTTGGCATCAAAATCTTCTTGTCCTATAATTTACCTCTATTCTCCGAAGAATAAAACTAAGTACTTCAAATTTTCTAATCCTAATAATAGGAGGAACATTGGGGACATCCTTTTTTACCAATAGAAAACATCTCGATTATATTAATTATGGTTAGTCTACTTATCTGCATCTGTCCTACCAAACATTATTGATATATACAGTTTGTTGATTACTGTCTCGAGTATgaatgagaaaaagaaaaggtaaaaaTTCAGTCAGCATGGAATCAAAATGGAACGCATGCATTTCTTTACCTTAATATTTGTTGGTGAACTGATGCACCATCGCTGGTGAGTCAGCATGGCCTGGTCCACGGATTGATATCGGGAGTCTACAATCGGTTGAATAGGGTGCTGAGGTTGATCACACCCGCAGATCAGGATGCTGGGTCCGTATGAGAGAAGGCGCCTCTCGGTCGGTATACTAGTGTCGTCTTTGGGAGGGCATCTCTCGATCGAGACGGTCGTGCTTCCGGGGGTGACCACGCTCCTGCACAGAAGGCCCTCGTCGGGAGGtttccgactttggcccctcgacgattaagttagtgcttggttttctcttcttcttttttcctccTCCTCTCATATCTCGGTCGGGGGCTTTTTATACTATTGTGCGAGGATCGATCGTATGTCGGTTTGGTACGACGATTGATCCCCGAGGGGCGAGGTGGTACCTTCGTGCGATCGTCGTCCCGGAATGCACGAATCGACGCCATACGACGCTGTCCCGAACTTTCTGGGACGAGATGTGCTAAGGGGTGCCTTGTACAGTTCATGCCTCTGCGCATGGAAGTACTCTTCGTGCTGACTTGGCGGTGGTGTGGCGCGGTGTTGGTTGTGACATGACTggaacccaaaatataccttatcaatatTAATAATCAAATAGGTTCGGATGGATAGGATTAAATAAACAGGTACCCAAATATTATATAATGGGACAAGTTTGGATATCTAAAATGATTAGTTCGATAGATAAAGAGAATTTAACGTACATAATATATATTAGTCTCCAAGAAAAGTATGATACCGTCCGTCAGGCGCAGCTATGATATGATGCAGTCAGGCCACGACTGGAATGCTAGCCATATCGTCCAAGCTGCAACTCTCAGTTAAGGCCTGTTCTTATGGCACAACGTTCTGGGATCAATGACAGCCATCATCACCGCTCAGCTCAGGGAAACTCCCGTTGCTGCCCCAGTGTCCTTTGCTTCCCTCTCCTGATCACTCCATCTCCTTCATCTTTTCAAGTCATTCATCCCTCAATCGAGGGGTGGAGTGCAAGCACAAGATAAAGAAGAGCAGCAACTGTGCAACCTCGTTCTCGGCTTCCTGGTTCCAGGTTCCAAGTCATTCATCCGTTCCCGTACGGATGGAGAGTAAGGGAAGATTCGAAGTTGAAGATGAATGTGACTCGTGTATGGAAGGATCCCTTTGCCAAGCGAGATGTCTTTTAGAGAACTAGCAACGTATGACCCACACGTCAAAACGGATCATCACATAAAGGACACGAAATAAATTCTCCTCCACGTGAACGTTGGCAAATTATGAACGCCAACTATTATTTTGTGGAGCAAATCGATGTGGTCTATGAAACTGGAGGCAAACGTACATGAAAGATTGCAGCTGGAGACTCGCTGATTGTCCAGGAGATGCGTACGACTTGGGTCCATGGTCACTGTTTCTTCATGTGGATATGCATCCACCATGTTGTGCGGAGTGTTTGATGATCCGAGCTATCCAAGTTACTGGAGGCAGTGAACGGCCCGGAAATGTCCTTGTTTCTTCCTCGTTCTTTTCAGTGACCAGAATACCTCACAGCGACAACATCCCAGAGAAGCCTGCACGTGAAAGACCGATTGTGTGTGTCGCCGAATTCTTATTTTCGTCTCTTTGACGGATGCATTAATATTAATTAACTCGTCTTTATTGGAAGGATAATAACAAGTTTAGTATAACATAAAATCTCTAATATGTTATAAGTTATGTGAAAAaatttcatattaaaattaaaattaaataacattAAGATCAGATTTACGCCTCTCGATATCATTTGAAAAAATCTCATCTACCCTCCGAATTCGAATATCACAATAACATCCATATAGAAGGAGAACTAAATactcctttttctctttttctattttttcatAAAACTACCTGAAAGAGAAATCATAATCTCTCAACTTCGTCCTTACGACATAAGTCATTAAATCGTTAAAAGATCTAAGATAAATTATTAAGAGAATTACTTGAAGGTCCGTAAAGAATCTTACTATAATATatacttcttttctattgaccaatatCTATGAATCTaattaattctattatatatcttatctaattataaaggatcatataatctaacaataaatatataatatatcttaatgtTTTGGTGTAAGGGTGATCTCAGCTTTCGAAATTGACCATGAGAGAGTATATAAGTTTTTGTTGACTTGATTTTGGGTTCAACAATAGTAttccttatatttattttttcttaaaataaattttttatattaattttctaatttattatttatttattgatataTGAAATTTCCCgttacttaaaataaaaaaagttgaaAATGTATTATCGATCCACTATATTTAAATCATCGATCTTTTCTGACAGTTATAAAAGGTTTATACAAAATCCCTTTCCAGCACTAATTTTACTTTACAATTCAATCAAACGTATATttggaataaaaataaataacataaaattgATTTGATTAAAATAGTTAAGTGATTGGGATGAAAAATAAGATGATACGTCATCTGTCTGGACCAGTTGTGTCATCGATTGCGTACGAGACGCGACGGCGTGTGAGATCCGTCGTCCGTTCTCCCAGCGTAAGCCCATCTTGTCCGTCAAAAGTCTTCCATGAACCCGTACCAACACAGGCGGTTTAAGTTCCATTCAATACGTTCAATACGAGGGCACGGTAACCAAAAGGATTCTTGATCCAGTCGCTCGGTGGGAAGATGGAATCCGGGTCCGATGATCCCTCGGAGCTAGCTCGCGGGCGGCGCGCCGTTCTCTCCGCCCACCTCGCCACTGACCGCTGTTCCTTTGGCTTAACTCCGGCATTGGAGAGATCGTCTGCCCTCTCTCTCGAGGCATCGCGGCCGTCCGTAAACCTCGGGGGTATGaaatttcttcctcttcttttttcgaTTCTAGTAGTTGTTGGaatatatttctcttttttttcgttGGATTGCGTTGGTACAAGCTGCAACCACTCCCAAGCATTGCTCTTAATATACTTCGTTGTTAATCGTTAGACGTTTATCTGGAGGATTATATTCTAGGGTTGATTTGTTGTGATCTCTTGATGTCATTTCAAGGTAGTGCAATTGGCAAAGTTCGGCTAAGAATTAATTCAGCTTAAAGTTGCTATTCCAATGTTCTTATGGGTTTCCATTCTtgctttatttatatttataaaaaaaatcatatttttatataatcATCTAGTTGTCTAATCAGTTCTTTTTCCTAATAACCTTGCAGAAGCTAAAAGCTACTTTGCACTGATATCAAATATATGATTGGGAGAGACTGATAGGACCTTTTGTAGATTAGTACCGGTACAAATGACAAGGGACTCTAGCTATATGATCCGGGTTACCTTAACACTGCGCCGGTTCGGTCTTCCATTTGTTATATGGATGGAGATGAAGGGATACTTCGTTACAGAGGGTATCGATCGAGGAGCTAGCTGAGAGGAGCACGTTCCTTGAGGTGGCCTATCTATTAAGTTGCCCACGATCAACTTATTACTATGATGTTTGATAGATTTTTTGGATATCCGTTCCTAACCTGATTGCTTTTCATTGTGTGGGAACTTGCCTTCCGAAATCCAGCTAGCAAGCAGATTGGGAGTTTGCAATTTCACAGTACTCTGCTGTTCCACTGGACGTCCTGGTTCGTCTTTGTTTCCACTGTTATTTGAATTGCTTGTTGGCTTCATTTGGCATGTGGAAATCAACCTTCTGTTCTTTTATTTCCCGTTTGAGTCTATAGCTATATTGTGATTACTAATACTGTATCATTAACTATTCTGATTTTCATAGCATTGTACACTGCTCCTTTTTAGGGTATTATACAATCAATTGCACACGATATATGTTAGCTCTCAAGTAGGGTAAAGAACTTTGATTTTCATGTTATCCTTAATACCACAACCTTTCAATTACATTTTAGGGGTAATCGATCATATGTCCCTAACCCTCGACTGTCAAGGGTTCTTGATATACTTTTCATCCTACTTGCGGAACATGAAATGAACTGCTCCACAGCTGCTGTCAGGCATCTTGCTTCAAGGTACATAGGTCCTTTCCATGGTGGGGCTAATGAGTTACAACATTAGTTCTGTTGTGTCTTTGTTTTATTGCAGTTTATATTTCACTGTAAATTTAGTTTATCTGTAAATTCTTTCTGGCAAAAGCAtagtgatctttttttttttttcgattttaCAACCAGGTCTTTTTTCTTGTGATATATGTTATTTTCCTTGCCATCTTTTTATCCATGGTTTATTAGACAATACGTACAGCATCAGTTATgttgtatttttgttttttttacagtttttctctctctcttataaCCAGGTCTTTTTGTTTGTGTTGTATGTTATTTCCTTACTGTCCTTTTACCCATGGTTTATTAGACAATTAAATCATTTTTTGATCATTTTTTTGCAAATACATATGGAATTTTGAGAAGCAAATAGGAAACATCTCTAAAGTTGTGTTGAATATCTTGTGCATGACATGCTGTCCCTAAAATGCTGAATGAAATTGGACAAGTCAAGAACATTCCAGGGTTCATTGAGGGTGTGAAAAACAGGTATTGCTTGTTATGCTTGTATTTGTTATAGATAGACACTGCTAGAGTGATTGATTATTTCATTTTAGATCATTTATTGCTGAATGAGACTTAATTATTTAAAACTATTTTGAATGCTGGCATTACAGAAATCAGAAATTATCAGGTTTTGGACATCGTGTCTACAAAAACTGTGATCCTTGTGCTAAGGTCATCTGCAAGTTGGCTGAGGAAGTTTTCTCAATTGTTGGGCATGATCCTTTGATTGAGGTTTCCTTgttatcttgttatttctatgaaATTCAGTAATAttctttattaaaaattaaatactcAAGTGAAATTGGTTTCTGATACTTCATCATGTGTTTTGGGAGTATGATGTGTTAATCTCATATAGCTGTTAGTTTTCTTGATTGTCGGGTGTGATCCTTTGGTTGAGGTTTCCTTAGTTGCTACCTTGTtatttctttgaatttcagtaatCATCTTTATTAGAAATTAGATACTTAATATAGTCAATTCTTAGTGAAGTTGGCTTCTGATACTTCATCATCTATTTTGGAGTATGCTGTGTTAATCTCACATTACAGTTAGTGTGCTAAGCCTGTGAGGCCCACCAAGGCTTTTAGGCATTTGCTTTGTGCATCTCATTAGAAAAGCAAAGCCCACAAAGGTGTTCCATATGATATTGTCataatttttctttcataaagatGAGATCAtcaaattttatcttttattaaattGGGAATTTTCCGGTTTCTGGGAATAGCAGAACTAATTGACTGGTCGCTGCTTTATTGTCCCTTTCACTGTTTTTCTCTAACTTAATGCTATTTGCTTTACCTGACTTGTGCTTCTCGATTCTGTTAACTATTGTTGCTTTGTTATATTTTGAACTTTATGTTGCTATGCTTttaaattcttcttctttttctctgtgTTTGTGTTGTTTTTGTTGCTACACTACCTGTTGCCTTTCTCTCTTATCTTTTAGCTATTGAAATGTTGCATCAGCCATTTTTCCATTCTGGGTATGCTCTGGACTTAAATGATATACCATTTGGGCTAATAAGCTCAAATTAACATTTTGGTTATTGATAACATTCAATGTACATGGTTTGTTGGTAGTTTATTACTTTATTTATATGTTTTACTTCATATACTCATTATCATCGTAATGCACATTGTTCCGGTGAGGTATCCATCTCACCTCAAGCTTTGTTTAGGCTGCAAGAGATGTCTCAAATTTCTCTATTTACAGTAGTTCTTGCCTAGAGGTCGTGgttttttattaaagaaatttgtGAAAGTATGGAAACTGACTTTTGCAGAAAGTGATTTTCTGCAGCCTAAACCCATTGGCTTGCTAACTATTAATTGGCTTATATAATACATGATACCCGAAAGAATTACTCTTTGTATTAGGTATGGTTTTTCATTATCACAT comes from Musa acuminata AAA Group cultivar baxijiao chromosome BXJ3-3, Cavendish_Baxijiao_AAA, whole genome shotgun sequence and encodes:
- the LOC135632851 gene encoding gibberellic acid methyltransferase 2-like, with the translated sequence MDCTSLVRVAASREKTKGRYASSEGHTWTKELHRILCMQGGEDDMSYAKNSEAPAAAITSSKPLLMESIRSMKLFVSEACIRIADLGCATGYNTLSTMELVVQNLRLRYEKECDHVPEFEAFFCDLPSNDFNSLFRSLQVDSSCSSSRKPYYPAGVPGSFYDRLFPKEKLHLVVSLNALHWLSKIPAVVLDKQSKAWNKGRAWIDGGRKEVVEAYAKQSEEDLKMFLRCRREEMMEGGMLFIVMAGRPQFQEPENQLGDPDSRAKHPFTNSMDQAWQDLLNEGLIDEDTRDMFNIPAYMRSVEEVKTAFDRCSGFKIQQLEFQKIIEHSKEKQQEWIRDPDSYGRAKTNLVRATLKPIVEAHVGDIAEELFERFQTRISKDIDMLHKTCFYGVVVVCAIRMPD